The Mya arenaria isolate MELC-2E11 chromosome 15, ASM2691426v1 genomic sequence AGgtaacacatattttgttcagctgtggaaacatacatgtattaccgTATCTAGGGTTAAATCATAATGATTGACCTAGATTGTCAGTCTATAAGTCTCATGAATGCTATAATAGCATGTTGGAAAGCCCACCTACTTCTGACAAGTGCTAAAGATGAGCAATTGTTATTGTTCATTATCAGACAAAGTGTGGTTAATTTCAACCAAATTTTGCTTAAACAGTCACAATGGGGAACCAAAGGatctcatttcaaaacattgttcatTTCATAAAGAAGACTTTATTCTTTAGTGATCATTTCAAAACcaacatgtgataaaaaactTAAACCCAACATTTGGCTTATGATACTTTCCAAAAGTTTCATTTAGTACATATTTCACATACTCTTACTATGTTTCAGCTGTGAAAAAGAAGCTCCTTGCACTGTCCAAGGAAAAAGACTGCAACATAGTCTGCAAGTGGATGAAGAGTATCACCAATCACCTTTATTGGTCAGCCGCATCATCCCAGGGAGAGGAGGGCTCCATGATTGCAGCAAAGTGGACATCAGTGGTCAACCATGTTCAAGACATTCACACTGGACATGGTGACCTCTACCAGCAGTGCACCCATGGTCCCCTTGAACCCCGAGAATGGTTAAAAAAGGGCTCAAAGGCAGCTGCCAAAATGGAAGACATTCTGCTAAACAAGAGACTGTGCAAGGACATCAAAAAGCTGTCCACAGGATTTCAAACGTCAACACTGGAATCATTTCACAGTGTAATCAATCACTTTGCACCAAAAATGACAGCATATTCCTTCCACGGACAAATGTGTCGCCAATACTTGGCGGCCctacatttcaatgaaaatgtgcaaagaggtaaaaaaatatcaaaaaatggAAAGTTCAACCTGAAGATagtatttccaaaatataaggATGACTTTTCAGTCAAGTTTGTGAATGATGAAATGACCTTTGGTTATGTAATGGAACTTCTTGACATGTGTATAGAAATATGtggtgaaaaaaacaaactgtcaaCCCCAGCCCCACCTCCCCTCACATCAGGGAAAAGAAAGCCAACCAAGGTTGAGGTAACAAGGTGTTTAGGAAAAAACAAAAGGTTGAAATATTAGTGTAGgggaaataagaaaaaacataGATTGTGACTGTTTGAATATATCCCAAGATTTGTCAACAATTTggcattttccttttttaacacTACATGTATAACCTGTATcttaattgaatattatttccTGTAATGGTGGTTGTTTctgtatatatgcatgtataatcTAATGAATCTTTGTGACAGTGGAatggttttttttgtattatactttcactaaagttttgaatattgttacttaaaaataactttatagtATCTGTGTAATATTAGCAATACCTTTTTTTTCTTATCCAGCCTCTTGATCAGGTTTCAAAAGTTTAGATTGATTGTTTTCCTTTGTTAAGTGCATGTTTGCCATTCTAGTCCTTGTTTTCTGTTAATTCAATGCCAGAGAATTGTTGTACATATCATTTGGtgcttttattgtttgaaataacaatcatccttaatataaattacaaaccTAAACCCATACCacatcttatttttcttttagtcCCCTACCGGTTTCATCGGACGGGGCTCAAGGTTTACCCTCAGTCCGCCCACAAAAATCTCAGTcaggcaataactcaaaaagtattaaaggtcAATGATCTTAGTAAGTGGAGAGGCAATATGCATGttagtttaatttttttgtcagacaaagttatggcccttgattttaaAACTATAGCCAATTTGAACCTGTGATAGGGAAAAAAAGAATCAAAGCCaagttaaatgaaacatatgtgGAAAGAGGGCAGTGTGTAGATAatacacatttgtttatttttttcttcaggtAAATGTATGccgagttatggcccttgacttgaaatataaaaatatagctGTTGATGGAAAAATTATCGGTCCTTGGAATACTAAAAGAGTTCTCTAGCTAagttgatgaaacttggtatgtggatAGATAGTAATATGAAGATTATGCACgttagtttattttttcatcagagcgagttattgcccttgacaTTAAAGATATAGCCAATATGTTCCTGTGATAATTCAAGAAGTATCAAAGCTAGTTCATGAAACTCAGTTTATGGATAGTGGGCAATATGTCAAATTAGACAAAGTGATCAGTCGATTTTACAGCTAAAACTGTTGCATTGCGATGGATAAAGTTTAATGTAGTTGCCATTATGTCCCTATCACATGGGCTGGGGCGACTCAAACAACTTTGAATTATTTGAAGGATATATGTTAAAGTGCTCTTCTTCAAATTACTTCCACTAGTAAATAATTTGTCAGACAGACCCTTTAATTGTTGTCATTACAAGCTTTACTCATTTAACTAAGGAGTGACCAAAACATGACAACATGGAACAAATGCTTCATGCATATATGATGGATATTGAATATTGGCATGGCCTTGCACTAAGGAATCATTTTCGTAGTTCAAACAAATGCAAAAGTAATCCAACCTGtcaaacatttgatttcaattgATTCatcacaaaaaacacaaaacacttgTGGTAAAATATTGGAATAGTAAAATTGAAATCTGACACATAAGTAGCAAACAATATGTCGCAAACATCTGTCATGACTGCCTATAAGTCCTGAAATCCCTCATACTGCTGTGATGGAAACTGCGCCCTAATCCTTTGAACTGCACATGATGGAAGTACAACACGCACCTCTCTTCCCAAATATCCCCAACACCATCTGACAAACTGGCGATATGCCACATATCTCTGTTGCCTGCAAAATAAGATGTCAAACCAATGTGAAATTATACAAGTAACTCCCAATTATAGGGGGTTAATTTTTATATGCGGttataatattgatgatattaaaacaaaatgaagttcTAAGAATATCATGTGATAGCATTCTAGTGACTGACagaatgtaaataaactttgaaccacatgcattgattatttcttttatacaactAAGACTTACTCATTATCTTCCTGTTGCGGCACTCCATACTGCTGTCTGTACTGGTAGTATGCAGTCTCTAGCACATAGCGGTCCAGGCAAACAGTGCCAAACCCGGGGTGGTCTGTTATACATTCAATGTCATGGCCTTCTTCATTGAACACATCCAGTTTGAAGTTTGTTTGTTCAACATCACGGCAGCATACCGATTCCCGCTCTGTATGCATAGCAATACAGCTATTGCATCTGCAcctaaaacaattaaatcatcAAATAAACTACAAAATTACTATAATCAAGTTCTTTTGCTGGATATGGGATTATAAATGATAATCTAGATTAGAAATTTgatgtacaaaataatttataaaccaagcaatagttatgaaaatattatagtACAGATAGTCACGTTCATGTATTTTCAGACATTTCAGTTTTGACAAATGTTGAATTACACGACATTCTTAATTGTCAcatgaattacaaaatataaaaacagtgaCACTGAATGACTTAAAACCAAACTTGTATTCAAATTGaatttgcattttaacatttttgggtATCGATTCCGCATAGATAAAGAAGTTCAAATTAAGTTTAGTAACTTTAGGTTACCAGTTCGTGTTGCCAATTCGATTTCCATCATCTCCGTCGTGAAGATCTAGACGATTAATGTCGTCTTCAATTAAATCATCCCTATTTAATGGTTCAAACTGATATGGAACAATGTTATTTTCAGCGTCATACGAGCTAGTATCCGAAAAATCAATCGATTCATCTCCGTCAGTTGTGTAATTCTCGCTGTCAGACATTTTGGATTCACGACTGTGACGTTACAGTCTGATCATCGACTTCGCACTTTTCCGGAAATATTTCCGTCATTTTCCGTACAGGTATGAAATGTAGCGTAATATACCGTTCGGAAACAGGTAAAATGATCGTAAATTTTCGTAAGAAAATTACCAATCAAAATATGATGCCGAATAGAACCTATACcgaaaagtttaaaataaggCTGCATAGTACCTTTAAGGAGttaaatgttcaaatgaaaacaacaacatta encodes the following:
- the LOC128220412 gene encoding P2X purinoceptor 7-like, yielding MHTERESVCCRDVEQTNFKLDVFNEEGHDIECITDHPGFGTVCLDRYVLETAYYQYRQQYGVPQQEDNEQQRYVAYRQFVRWCWGYLGREVRVVLPSCAVQRIRAQFPSQQYEGFQDL